In Pelodiscus sinensis isolate JC-2024 chromosome 19, ASM4963464v1, whole genome shotgun sequence, the DNA window GTGTCACCTACTGCAGCCCTGAAAAGGAAAGTGTCTCATTGCCCCTTCACACCAGCTGTGCTCCGttggatggggcaggggagggggggcgggtgaACATTCCCCTCCCCTTCACAACCCAGTTCAGGAAGATGGCAAGTGCGTAGCAggtgtctcctctccccagcctcagactctcccaatCCGAGGCTGTTTTAAAAATCATtcgattttttaaaatgataaattcTGGGTTCATTTATTGGCcttctgggagggggttggcgtTATCACAGTGTTCACATAGGTGCAAGCTGAGACTCTCACACAATCCCCACACAGGCAGAGCCGGGGCTTTCAGAAAAACACTAATCAGGAAACAAAACATGCAATAAAATGGTGAGTGTGAGGAACCTTTAGCTCCCCACCAGCTATGTTCGCGTAGGCAAAAGCTGATCAGCTAGAGTGAGCCTGGCTGGTCTAGAAAAGGGGGCACTGGCTGATGTTGGGACTGGCCTGGAGCATTGAATTCCTGTGTCCCACTGGGGGCCCCAGGTACATTCCTTCTTTACCCTAACTTAGCCACTCCCCCCAGGCCAGAGGTGGGGCTCACACTAATTCCCAGCTTCCTCTCAAGTCTGGAGAGCTCTCCCCAGCTCCCTTAGCCAAGCTGGACAGCTTCAGTTCTGCCCTTCCTTCTGTCCCTCTAGGTCCAGACCCCCTTCTGAGTCTCTTCTCTgagctcctgccccactggcagCCAAGCTGTGGCACTGGGCTGTCTCGGAACGAGCAAGACATTCCCAGTAGGGCACAGCAGAGGTTCAGTCATCTCgctgctccctccctccaaaCAGCCTGGACAATTTTGCAGCAGTATCATACTGCAAATGCCAGCCTACCCTGCTGCTCTCTGACATCTCCCTCACACCAAGTGTCCTGTAGGGCACATAAGTAGGTGCACAGGGCCAGAAGGCCTACTAGAGCAGTGGGGATAGACTAACCAGATGGATGGCCGTGTAGTGTGGTGTAGCCACATTGGGTGGCCCCATTGGCTGTAGGGTATCCATGCTGGGAGGTCTGCTGACCAAGTTGATACGGGGTAGTCAGGTCAGGTGGGCTGAGAGGGAGACACATTGGATGGCCCTGGCTAGTGGGGGGTCAAGTGGCCTGGTAGGTGTTCAGAGTAGCCTGGTCCTGTGGCCCATTCAGCGGTGATCATGGGCATCAGCATGGCAGCATTCAGCCAGCTTCCTCAGGGCTCGCTCCTTAAAGCGAATCTTCTTGGTGAGCTTGAGTGAAAGGCTGGTCTCGTTCTCGTGGGCTTTCAGCTTGGCGTAGTAATCAGAGAACTTGTTATACAGGATGGAGATGGGCATCCCATTGAGGATGATGCCAAAGGAGATGCACCCAAACGCCACCATCCTGCCCAGTACTGTGTCCGGCACCGTGTCTCCATAGCCCACTGTGGAGAGACTGACCTGAAAGGGGGGTCAAGAGAGGGAAATTATCAATCCCCCTGAGTGCTGGACCTGCTCAGCCACCAAGCCAGACCCCACCACTGAGACATGCCCCCCTACTGCCATGACAGCCTGCCCCTGACAGCTAAGTCACAGCCCTAGGGGGCCACCCAAGTTAGGGACTGCTCCATAAGTCTCCCTTAGACCAAACCCTGTGACAGTGTAagggtccctctcccctgcctgcctgcctctctcaCACCCAGCAGACCATGTCACCTTCATCCCCACCCTCTGGGCACCAGACAATGTGTCTCTCAGGCTCAGGGAGTCCAGGTATTAGCCCACTGCCCTCAAAGCTGCTCCCCAAACCATGAGTTCCCCGTCTCTGACCCACACTCACAGGACTGTCTCCACTGCAGAGTTAGGTGGGCTCTGAGTTGGATGCTGTCCCTAACCCTCCTCCTTGCCACATATAAAGCCCTTGCTCCCAAGTCAGTCATGTTCTGAGCCTGGGCTAACAGTGACACTCAAGCTGATAATTGCTCCCCATTGCACTGAGGAGAAAGGCTGAATCCCTTCAGTGCTGAGTTATAGAATCAGGGCCTTCATGGTATCATCTAGTTCATCCCCTTGCACTGAGGCAGCATGAGTAACCCTAAGCCACCTTTGACAATTGTCCGTCCAACCTGTGAAATCCCCAGTAATTCAGGTTTCTAGGGGGGCTTGgtttagtagattttgtggggcccctaggctctggggtgtggccaaaaatgaagggttcagtgagtgggagggggttgtcagggaggggacttggggtctggatgggagggagggtgcaggagtggattggGGGTTGCTAGGTCTGGAAGGCTGGTAAAGTGTGGGAGGAGCGGGGGtgcagagtttgggtgcaggagtgggctagggagtaggggtgtagggtctgggtggGCAGGGGTGCAGGCACAGGGTGGGGGATGCTTACTTGGCACAGCTCCCTAGGGACTGGAGTGTGGCAGCACAGTTGTGAACCCTTTCGAAAGCTGTCTCATTTCCTAATACCAGCTTGTTTCGGGACTCAGACAGCAACACTCCAGTCATTGATTTCTTCTTCCAGAGTTGGCAGAATCTCAGGCCACCTCAGGCCTGAGATCAGAAGTTACTGCTTATGCTGGGGGAGACTCGGGCATGActctggctcctggccagcagctcctaCGACATTGAGCTCAGCCCCAGCAGGTTCAGTTGTCCATGGGTACCCATCCACCCATTTCCCTTTGTGAGGAATGACTGCCTCTTACCGCTGCCCACCACCACGCATCAGGGATGCTGGTGAAATTGGTGCCAGGGACATCATGTTCCACTGAGTGCATCAAAGCTGAGAAGGTAAAGACACCCAGGGCgatgaagaggaggaggcagCACACCTGCTGGTAGCACTGGCGCATGGTGAAGCCAAAAGCCCGAAGGCCAGTGGAATGGCGAGCCAGCTTGAGGATGCGAAAAATCCGCATGAGTTTGATGAGCTTCAGGACTTTGCCCAGCTTGCCCACACTCGCCATTTTGTGCCGCTCCTCATGGTAAAGTGCATCGCCTTCATCCAGGTGCTCAAAGAGAATCTGAATGTAGAAGGGCAGGATGGCCACCAGGTCGATGGCATTGAAAGCTGCCCGCAGGAACTTCTGGAAGGTGGCTGTGGAAATGAGCCGCATGAGGTACTCAGAGGTGAAGAAGATGGCACAGATGGTCTCCAGCTGCTCCATGCATGCCTTTCCAGTCTTGTGCTGCATCTCCTCCACTGTGCTGAGTGTCATGCCCACAATGGAGATCAGCACAAAGAAGCTGGACATGACAGCAATGATCTTGGCAGGGATGGAGGAGAAGGGTTTCTCAATGAGGTTCCAGACAGCTTTCCGGAACTCCCCCAGACATTTGCCCTCAAAGTGCTCCTCTTGCTCCAGTGGTTCGAGCTCCGCCTCCAGCTCTCGCTGGATTTTCAGGTATTCCTTGAGCTCGTCTTGCTTCTCCTCAAACAGGATCCGGCAGCACCGCTGGGAGTATTTCAGATGGATGCCCCAATAATCAATTTCCTCCACAAAGTTAGCAGGGCACAGCTCATCCATGATCCACAGGACACCACTGTGGTAAAAGTGGAAGATGTAATGGAAGATTAAAGGGTCTCGGTCAAAGAAGTACTCGTTCCTCTGCACTGAGTAGTCATCACAAAGTTTCAGCTTCTTTGTGGGGTCCGTGGAGGTGGCCAGCTTCCCAATTCTGGTGATGGGGTAACGGGCAGCCATTTTGTAAGCGATCTGGAAAGATTTTCCCCCTACGTTGATGTTGAGGAACCATTTGCTCTGTTGGGGAGGAGCCTGGTTTTTCTCCTGGCCCTGCTCAGTCACATTATGCATGGAACTCCACTGCTTCACTAGACTGTCCTGGGCAAAAGGGAAGACGACTTCTTCCTCCTCGGGGGTCCAACAACGCCGGTGGTGGTCCCCAATTTTCAGATTGGCAGAGAGGCTTGCGCGTCTCTTCCCCAGCTGCCTCACAGTGCGCGGCATGTCACTGCCGAAAGCCCACCAAAGACAGCGAGGCAGTTGACAGCTTTGATTTCACAGCAATGCTTCCATGATGTGTGCGCTGTGTTCCCTACACTCGTAAACAGGCTATCAAGAGCACCTAGCCTTCCACTGCCACAGGCTGCATCAGTCCTTGATCCTCTGCCCTCCTAGGCTGACAAAGCAGATTACTTATCAGACTGGGCTTATACTGGGCTTATACAGTGCAGGCTGGAGACAGCTACGTTCTAGCTCCGTAAGATACTAATAAGATTAATGGTTTAACCCTTTCTATAAGGAACTCTGGCCGTACaagcatttttcattcttttccttGCCACCACCATTTCAGATGGTAGTTTCTACCACACATTAGCCCACTTTCCAGCAGTTGGGAATAAATAACTTACATCTGAATTTGCTAGGTATCACTATGAGAATTTGAATGACCATATTAATATTTAAATCCTAAATTAAGACATTTAAAATGCCTTGAATGGGGTTCAAACAAAATTATGAATGTACACTAGAAAGGAGCTAGAATTTACTAAGGTATTTTCAAAGTGCCTTAATGGAGTCAGACCTGGATTGTTTAAAGATATTTAGATGTAtagagggattttcaaaagtatcaaTCTGCATCTtcaagcactgcaatgcctttGGATATTCAACTCCTATAGAATGCCAATGAGAGCCAGGCAGCTAATTCCCAGGCCATGCGCATGATAATAGGAAACTGGGCTTTACTGTGGAAGGGTCAAGGAGACCAAGCTGTTTGTTTATCTTATCAAAGAGAACTTTAAGGAATAATTTGATCCCAGTCTGTAAGCACCCCCTCACAGGGAACAGAGATTTGATAATAGAGAGCTCTTCAAACAAGCAAAGGCATAATGAGATCCAGTGGTTGGAagatgaaggtttttttttttaaaggtgagaaTAGTTAACCATTGGACCAGTTTGCCAATAGTTacagtggattttccatcactaaACATCTTTAAATTAAGATCGGAAGTTTTCCCCACAGGTCTGCTCTActtcagggctattcaactttggaagccccaggagccacaatgatacacatgccgagggccgcaacttaagtgtggttgcatatacgtgcaaatatatatgcaaacagcttctttcacactgatgggcatgaatacaaagagtaaggaaagactacacaacacacatgccccatttcagtcagttctgctgataataataaaatgcaatatttacctgatttccacccataggacagcacttttaatgagcaatgacagtccaggaatttaactactataCCGCAGCTCAACAGAAgcccattatattgactcctttttttgttttggctcccacccgcaggccacatgttgggccccatgtaaacccaaaccccaccacgggctgcaaacaggctgtgggctgcaCGTTGAATACCCTTGCTCTAGTTCAAACATGAATTAATGCAGGAAGTTTTTTTAGCCTATATTATGAAGTGCAACCAGGTCCTTATTACAACAGTCCTTTCTGGTTTCATAATCTatgaaaatcccaccctaaatTCATGAAGCTGGACCACACCAGTATGACTGACAAGATGCAGCACAGGTAGGTGCACGTAAGACTCTAGAAAAATCTACAAGATGCATCATGTTATCCAAAATGGCATGTACCCACAACCAATGGACTGTATGGAAATAAGAATGTTGTAATGCGATTACctggctaatcatatagtcgatacaaattgtgtgctgctgtgcagagccacagcagaggtagctccaggagccggcttCGGAGCCACCTGTGCTtcttctctgcattttaaatataataagagccactgagctcttactacatttaaaatgcagaagtgtAGCaatcagcatgagctgggactgctcagtcctggcttgcgctgagtccagcagcctctgtttgtagcAGACAGTTCTGTCCGCcacgaacaggggctggtgctggaacAGCCCCTACTTGCAGTGGCCAAGGCTGGTCTTGGGCAAGGGGCCACTGTCTATGGCCATCCCTGGCTActtggtggcaacagcccctgtccataggAGGCCCAGCTCCTCACTGGGACCCCTGCAGAAAAgggctgatagaggcagtggggggagcaggaggcatggagatggtactgggggggggggggagagaactggcATTTAAGCTGGCTACCCCTAGCACCAACTCCTGTTCCCCTTTGTAacctctcacagaggcagcaaaaaGGGTGCACTGCAGAGAGCATGGGGCGAGTTGGGAGTCTCACTTACTCCACGCACAGtccggcacttctgcttttgaaacataTAAGAGTCCCAAAGggttcttatacatttcaaaagcagtagCACAGGCAGTGGGAACTGGTGCCATCGGGGACAGAAGCAGCTCCCATTCATGCTGtttccctgctatgcctctgcctcccaatgagatggtgctggggaggagagagggaaaccaGCTTAAATCTGGTTCCCTTCAGCACTGGCTCCCGGTCATCCcctctctgatacaggcagcaaggggggtgtaGTGATTAGTTGAGTGGctacttgactatccaataagcatttacttattggATATGGGAACACCACAGACTCTCTATAgggtacaggataaacttaaacaacaaatggtctggtagcactttttagactaacaaaacatgtagatgggatcatgagctttcgtgggcaaagccaacttcttcagatgaccagagttaagGATACAGTTAACTGTGCACTTTAACACAGGCATTATCTCCTTTGTGGATGTTTAGCTATGCTGCCCTAATCCCAAGATGCTTGCATGCAATTCATGGAGATAGGAATGTTAAGAATAGTTTAaaactgtagggctgtgtctcgactggcaagtttttctgcaaaatcatctgtttttgcggaaaaacttgccagctgtctacactggccgcttgaatttccgcaaaagcactgacttcctactgtaagaaatcagtgcttcttgcggaaatactatgctgctcccattcaggcaaaagtcccttttgcacaagagggccagtgcagacagctgagatttgttttctgcaaaaaagccccgattgcgaaaatggcgatcagggctttttttgcggaaaagcacgtctagattggccacggatgcttttccacaaaaagtgcttttgcaaaaaagcacccgtgccaatctagacgctctgttccaaaaatgcttttaacggaaaacttttccgttaaaagcatttgtggaaaatcatgccagtctagacatagcctagctgttAAATATCCTATTGTTACACAGCTACAAGCCAGCAGAGGGGCTCAGTTCTGGcatgcagaagtgaagagtgaggggggatttgatagcagccttcaacttcctgaagggaggttccaaagaggctagagaaaagctgttctcagtagtgacagatggcagaacacggaacaatggtttcaagttgcggtgggagaggtccaggttggatattaggaaaaactatttcactaggagagcggtgaagcactggaatgggttacctagggaagtaagggagtctccatccctagaaatttttaagtcttggcttgacaaagccctggctgggttgatttagttgggattgttcctgcctagggcaggggactggacttgatgaccttctgaggtctcttccagctttatggttctatgattctatgcaccaGGTCCCAATGGCTGGTCCTGCTTCCAGGCTGCCTctactgcagttctgcatttgaaAT includes these proteins:
- the LOC102454464 gene encoding potassium voltage-gated channel subfamily V member 2-like isoform X2 is translated as MPRTVRQLGKRRASLSANLKIGDHHRRCWTPEEEEVVFPFAQDSLVKQWSSMHNVTEQGQEKNQAPPQQSKWFLNINVGGKSFQIAYKMAARYPITRIGKLATSTDPTKKLKLCDDYSVQRNEYFFDRDPLIFHYIFHFYHSGVLWIMDELCPANFVEEIDYWGIHLKYSQRCCRILFEEKQDELKEYLKIQRELEAELEPLEQEEHFEGKCLGEFRKAVWNLIEKPFSSIPAKIIAVMSSFFVLISIVGMTLSTVEEMQHKTGKACMEQLETICAIFFTSEYLMRLISTATFQKFLRAAFNAIDLVAILPFYIQILFEHLDEGDALYHEERHKMASVGKLGKVLKLIKLMRIFRILKLARHSTGLRAFGFTMRQCYQQVCCLLLFIALGVFTFSALMHSVEHDVPGTNFTSIPDAWWWAAVSLSTVGYGDTVPDTVLGRMVAFGCISFGIILNGMPISILYNKFSDYYAKLKAHENETSLSLKLTKKIRFKERALRKLAECCHADAHDHR
- the LOC102454464 gene encoding potassium voltage-gated channel subfamily V member 2-like isoform X1, whose translation is MPRTVRQLGKRRASLSANLKIGDHHRRCWTPEEEEVVFPFAQDSLVKQWSSMHNVTEQGQEKNQAPPQQSKWFLNINVGGKSFQIAYKMAARYPITRIGKLATSTDPTKKLKLCDDYSVQRNEYFFDRDPLIFHYIFHFYHSGVLWIMDELCPANFVEEIDYWGIHLKYSQRCCRILFEEKQDELKEYLKIQRELEAELEPLEQEEHFEGKCLGEFRKAVWNLIEKPFSSIPAKIIAVMSSFFVLISIVGMTLSTVEEMQHKTGKACMEQLETICAIFFTSEYLMRLISTATFQKFLRAAFNAIDLVAILPFYIQILFEHLDEGDALYHEERHKMASVGKLGKVLKLIKLMRIFRILKLARHSTGLRAFGFTMRQCYQQVCCLLLFIALGVFTFSALMHSVEHDVPGTNFTSIPDAWWWAAVRGSHSSQREMGGWVPMDN